A part of Paraliobacillus zengyii genomic DNA contains:
- a CDS encoding RNase H family protein — MIEVYVDGASSGNPGPSGVGIIIKNKQHYLSQYFYVGILSNHEAEIHAVIKALQLCKDNFPDQILSIRSDSKLVVDMIEREHTKNKTYQPLLQEILAEIETFPHCFIKWIPSTQNKKADRLAREAILQWKNTTT, encoded by the coding sequence ATGATAGAAGTATATGTAGATGGGGCTTCTAGTGGAAATCCTGGACCAAGTGGTGTTGGTATTATTATTAAAAACAAACAACACTATTTATCCCAATATTTTTATGTAGGTATTCTTTCTAATCACGAAGCCGAAATACATGCCGTGATCAAAGCACTACAGTTATGCAAAGATAATTTCCCAGATCAAATCTTGTCTATACGTTCTGACTCAAAATTAGTCGTAGATATGATTGAAAGAGAGCACACTAAAAATAAAACTTACCAACCCTTATTACAGGAAATACTAGCCGAAATTGAAACGTTTCCCCACTGTTTTATTAAATGGATACCAAGTACACAAAATAAAAAGGCAGATCGTCTCGCACGAGAAGCAATTTTACAATGGAAAAATACAACTACATGA
- a CDS encoding dihydrofolate reductase has translation MHSVISFVFAMDKNQVIGYEQWMPWDLPRDLKFFKDVTLNHTIIMGRKTFESFKKPLPKRKNVILTSDQTYQQEGCDIIHSIDTILDWNKANPETEYFVIGGGTIFEQVLPYADRMYMTYIDNTFEGDTYFPSYNEEEWIITSKTKGIKDEKNQEDYYFIQYDRKK, from the coding sequence GTGCATAGCGTGATTTCATTTGTCTTTGCTATGGATAAAAATCAGGTAATTGGATATGAACAATGGATGCCTTGGGATTTACCACGGGATTTGAAATTCTTTAAAGATGTAACACTAAATCATACGATTATAATGGGTAGAAAAACATTCGAATCATTTAAGAAACCTTTACCAAAAAGAAAGAACGTTATTTTAACCAGCGATCAAACCTATCAACAAGAAGGATGTGACATAATCCATTCTATTGATACAATTCTTGATTGGAATAAAGCTAACCCAGAAACGGAATACTTCGTCATTGGTGGAGGTACTATTTTTGAACAAGTCTTGCCTTATGCTGACAGAATGTATATGACCTACATCGATAACACGTTTGAAGGTGATACGTATTTTCCTTCCTACAACGAAGAAGAGTGGATCATCACTAGTAAAACAAAAGGAATAAAGGATGAAAAAAATCAAGAGGATTATTACTTTATACAATATGACCGAAAAAAATAA
- a CDS encoding NlpC/P60 family protein, with translation MLSTSNIQQVAKHSMAYGYMISQPFAFYVDAYPMIQNEIFQNEDVAVEFGEHNQAVRVLQKKLNYLSYYNKEIDGEFGIFTEYALKKLQIEHDLSITGKTDQQTINIILSREREKYLAPLKDIDQTYYLGETGEAIKSIQQALYYFGYYKDSLDGIFGPKTNQALMYFQEDNGLEVRQEINQETIQTLQQKETEAKTAAIEVAVEVKTNQEKSVKEDNATPKESVVVPKKETNQSVDINQLITTAKQYRGTTYLWGGTSPSGFDCSGYIQYVFQQIGISIPRTVSEIWNMSVPVEQRSIGDLVFFETYKSGPSHMGIYLGNNQFIHAGESNGVEISDLGISYWQERYIGTKRMAVEK, from the coding sequence ATGCTTTCGACTAGTAACATCCAACAAGTCGCAAAACACTCCATGGCTTATGGCTATATGATAAGTCAACCTTTCGCCTTTTACGTAGATGCCTATCCGATGATTCAAAATGAAATCTTTCAAAACGAAGACGTAGCTGTTGAGTTTGGTGAACATAATCAAGCTGTTCGTGTACTGCAAAAAAAATTAAATTACTTATCGTATTACAACAAGGAAATTGATGGAGAATTTGGTATATTTACCGAATATGCACTAAAGAAATTACAGATTGAACATGATCTAAGTATAACAGGTAAAACTGATCAACAAACAATTAATATCATATTAAGCAGGGAACGCGAAAAATATTTAGCACCTTTAAAAGACATAGACCAAACGTATTATCTAGGTGAAACTGGAGAAGCAATAAAGAGCATCCAACAGGCATTATACTATTTTGGTTATTATAAAGATTCATTAGATGGCATTTTCGGTCCAAAGACTAATCAAGCACTGATGTATTTTCAAGAAGACAATGGATTAGAAGTAAGGCAAGAAATCAATCAAGAAACCATACAAACACTTCAACAAAAAGAAACCGAAGCAAAGACTGCTGCTATAGAGGTTGCTGTTGAAGTGAAAACAAATCAAGAAAAAAGTGTAAAAGAAGACAATGCTACACCAAAAGAAAGCGTAGTCGTCCCTAAAAAAGAGACAAATCAATCAGTTGATATCAACCAGTTAATTACTACAGCAAAACAGTATAGAGGAACAACCTATTTATGGGGCGGGACGTCACCTAGCGGATTTGATTGTAGCGGTTATATTCAATATGTATTTCAGCAAATTGGTATATCTATTCCAAGAACTGTTTCTGAAATATGGAATATGTCAGTACCGGTGGAACAACGTTCAATTGGTGACTTAGTCTTTTTTGAAACCTATAAATCAGGACCATCACATATGGGAATATACCTAGGCAATAATCAATTTATACATGCTGGCGAATCAAATGGTGTAGAAATTAGCGATTTAGGTATTAGTTACTGGCAAGAAAGGTATATTGGAACAAAGCGCATGGCTGTGGAAAAATAA
- a CDS encoding thymidylate synthase, which produces MTTGEQTYLDLCHMILENGNKKNDRTQTGTLSIFGHQMRFPLQEGFPLLTTKRVPFRLIASELIWFIKGDTNIQYLLKHNNNIWNEWAFKKWIESEAYEGPDMTDFGNRSQHDPEFAKVYKTEMDKFKDNILNDDAFAKKYGDLGSVYGSQWRAWKTSQGETIDQLRQVVKAIKENPDSRRHIVTAWNPEDVPSNMALPPCHIMFQFYVADGKLSCQLYQRSGDVFLGVPFNIASYALLTHLIAHECNLEVGDFIHTLGDTHLYVNHLEQVKTQLDRTAYAFPTLKINPALSSIFDIEMDDLEIVDYQSHPAIKAPVAV; this is translated from the coding sequence ATGACAACAGGAGAGCAAACTTATCTCGATTTATGTCATATGATTTTAGAAAATGGAAACAAAAAAAATGATCGAACACAAACAGGTACATTATCCATATTTGGACACCAGATGCGTTTTCCATTACAAGAAGGATTTCCTTTATTAACAACGAAGCGCGTTCCGTTTCGATTAATAGCCAGTGAATTAATTTGGTTTATAAAAGGTGACACGAATATCCAATATTTATTAAAGCACAACAATAATATTTGGAACGAGTGGGCATTTAAAAAATGGATTGAAAGCGAAGCATATGAAGGTCCTGATATGACCGATTTTGGCAACCGGAGTCAACATGATCCAGAGTTTGCAAAAGTATATAAAACGGAAATGGATAAGTTTAAAGATAACATTTTAAATGATGATGCTTTTGCAAAAAAATATGGGGATTTAGGTTCTGTATATGGAAGCCAGTGGCGAGCATGGAAAACGTCACAAGGGGAAACCATTGACCAATTGCGTCAAGTAGTAAAGGCTATTAAAGAAAACCCTGACTCACGAAGACATATTGTCACTGCGTGGAATCCAGAAGATGTTCCAAGTAATATGGCATTACCACCTTGTCATATCATGTTTCAATTTTACGTAGCGGATGGTAAACTTTCTTGCCAATTATATCAACGGAGTGGTGATGTCTTTCTAGGTGTTCCGTTTAATATAGCAAGTTATGCTTTGCTTACACACTTAATTGCGCATGAATGTAACTTAGAAGTTGGTGATTTTATTCATACATTAGGAGACACACACCTCTATGTTAATCATCTAGAACAAGTGAAAACACAACTTGATCGAACAGCTTATGCGTTTCCTACATTAAAAATTAATCCGGCGTTATCGTCTATTTTTGATATCGAAATGGATGATCTAGAAATTGTTGATTATCAATCACATCCAGCAATTAAAGCACCAGTAGCTGTATAA
- a CDS encoding AAA family ATPase, with the protein MRAVSIILSAFGPYKEEQEIDFRELGNESIFLITGPTGAGKTTIFDAICFALYGKASGSDRDHDTFRSHFATPDDKTAVSFTFQLKEKTYFVYRQPKQLKLKERGEGFREEPALAELYQIEDGEKLLIHSKIKDVNETIEEMLGLDYDQFRKMIMIPQGEFRKLIAENSNEREEILQKIFRTYFYQDVTEALKAQAKDIKEQLEQTEWKVTQEMNKIEWDDPTLVDLSTTNKAIEALQDKIKVDKEKRIDLNKRVTKEKDKLQHSQEAFFNGKQMANKFLEKAQLTKEKQNMEQQKKEIEEKRHVLLLGDKANTLLAYEKQAADRRQEWKEQQEKVTNQKKLLLTLENGFQDVTEKYEQQKQMEKEKQEERAQLVEKKKQVEKLRQYTQRNSALEAAKKKVAKTSDNVQSVTKVMEAKQKAFQQVDGLLRTQSQQTKAYYQAEKDLQHAKESDKKSHTLLEALTDLEALRKDYKQVKNSYLNINQQIKDQRQRLQEMEKKQQIHHASVLANNLHDGEACPVCGSQDHPSKATNKATIISEEAYNKEQAILVQLEEAVTKWQDAYVNAKSKGETKRELVENLAGEFNLSIDSLNQEALKELTMQSLAKVEKRKQAFKEEEIKAKRLDKAEVEKQQITKEIEKLTSELESEKQRLEDAKNEQLTIEAQLTQLKSDIPTQSLTVNEWQDHIQKTEQVLDEWFKQLEQQQKIWESSKRKRDEARINLVSFEKFTTELAHRKEEQEAILNQKVEEAGFASMKHYQEAKRSIEHLNKLRTEIEHYTQLKQKITEQLHVLTEQLYNQTEPDLDKLKEMVDKYTVELEQTNQAFHASDLRIQQHERLLTSILKLVKEQQSYEKKYYDIAELADLARGTNHLKLSFERYVLSSFLDEILLQANIRMDQLTEHRYQLIRSNEVAKRGAKSGLDLEVMDQHTGQQRSVRTLSGGEGFKAALSLALGMADVVQAHAGGVQLETLFIDEGFGTLDELSLEQAIECLKGLQQSNRVLGIISHVPQLKEEIYAKLQIKPSPQGSRAVFTF; encoded by the coding sequence ATGCGGGCTGTATCTATTATACTATCTGCTTTTGGACCATATAAGGAAGAACAGGAGATAGATTTCAGGGAGTTAGGCAATGAATCTATTTTTTTAATAACAGGCCCAACTGGTGCTGGTAAAACTACCATATTTGATGCAATTTGCTTTGCGCTATACGGAAAAGCAAGTGGTAGTGACCGTGATCATGATACATTTCGTAGTCATTTTGCTACACCTGATGACAAAACCGCAGTTTCTTTTACCTTTCAATTAAAAGAAAAGACCTACTTCGTTTACCGACAACCTAAACAGCTAAAGTTAAAAGAAAGAGGTGAAGGATTTCGAGAAGAGCCCGCACTTGCGGAACTTTATCAGATAGAAGACGGTGAAAAACTGCTAATTCACTCGAAAATTAAAGACGTTAACGAAACAATCGAGGAGATGCTAGGTCTTGATTATGATCAATTTCGTAAAATGATTATGATTCCTCAAGGAGAGTTTCGTAAGTTAATAGCTGAAAATAGTAACGAGCGGGAAGAAATTTTACAGAAAATATTTAGAACGTATTTTTATCAAGATGTAACAGAAGCACTAAAAGCACAAGCAAAAGATATAAAAGAACAATTAGAGCAAACAGAGTGGAAAGTAACGCAGGAAATGAACAAAATAGAATGGGATGATCCTACTCTAGTAGATCTATCAACTACTAATAAAGCTATTGAAGCACTACAAGATAAAATAAAAGTAGATAAAGAGAAGAGAATAGATTTAAATAAAAGGGTAACGAAAGAAAAGGATAAACTTCAACATAGTCAGGAAGCTTTCTTCAACGGAAAACAGATGGCAAATAAATTTCTAGAGAAGGCACAACTGACAAAAGAAAAGCAAAACATGGAGCAACAAAAAAAAGAAATAGAAGAGAAAAGGCACGTGTTATTGTTGGGTGATAAAGCAAATACATTACTAGCATATGAGAAACAAGCAGCTGATCGTCGACAAGAATGGAAAGAGCAACAAGAAAAAGTAACGAACCAAAAAAAGTTACTACTAACTCTCGAAAATGGTTTTCAAGACGTGACAGAAAAGTATGAGCAACAAAAACAAATGGAAAAAGAAAAACAAGAAGAACGAGCCCAACTTGTTGAAAAGAAAAAACAAGTTGAAAAGTTACGTCAATACACACAACGTAACAGCGCTTTAGAAGCAGCTAAGAAAAAGGTTGCTAAAACAAGTGATAACGTACAATCTGTGACAAAAGTAATGGAAGCTAAGCAAAAAGCGTTTCAACAAGTTGACGGTTTATTACGTACACAATCCCAACAAACAAAAGCTTATTATCAGGCAGAGAAAGATTTACAACACGCAAAAGAATCAGATAAAAAGAGCCATACGTTGCTAGAGGCTCTCACTGATTTAGAAGCATTGCGCAAGGACTATAAACAAGTGAAAAATAGCTATTTAAATATAAATCAACAAATAAAAGACCAGCGTCAACGTTTGCAAGAAATGGAAAAAAAACAGCAAATACATCATGCTTCTGTATTAGCGAATAACTTACACGATGGTGAAGCGTGCCCAGTTTGTGGGTCACAAGATCATCCTTCTAAAGCAACGAATAAAGCAACTATAATATCAGAAGAAGCATATAATAAAGAACAAGCTATTTTAGTTCAATTAGAGGAAGCAGTAACAAAATGGCAAGATGCATATGTTAATGCAAAGTCTAAAGGGGAAACAAAACGGGAATTAGTTGAGAATCTAGCTGGAGAATTTAATCTTTCCATTGATAGCCTTAATCAAGAAGCTTTAAAAGAACTAACGATGCAATCTTTAGCTAAAGTAGAAAAGAGAAAACAAGCTTTCAAAGAAGAAGAGATTAAAGCTAAACGTTTAGACAAAGCGGAAGTAGAGAAGCAACAGATTACAAAGGAAATAGAAAAGTTAACTAGTGAGTTGGAATCAGAGAAGCAACGATTAGAAGATGCAAAGAATGAACAATTAACAATAGAAGCGCAACTAACACAATTAAAATCAGACATTCCAACACAGTCACTGACAGTAAATGAATGGCAGGACCATATTCAAAAAACAGAACAAGTATTGGATGAATGGTTTAAACAGTTGGAACAACAACAAAAGATATGGGAAAGTAGTAAACGAAAACGTGATGAAGCTCGAATTAATCTTGTCTCTTTTGAAAAGTTCACAACAGAATTAGCACATAGAAAAGAAGAACAGGAAGCAATTTTAAATCAAAAAGTTGAAGAAGCTGGTTTTGCAAGTATGAAGCATTATCAAGAAGCAAAACGATCAATCGAACACTTAAATAAGTTAAGAACTGAAATTGAACACTACACACAATTAAAACAAAAGATTACGGAACAGTTACATGTATTAACCGAACAATTATACAATCAAACAGAACCAGATCTTGATAAGTTAAAAGAAATGGTTGATAAATATACAGTAGAACTAGAACAAACAAATCAAGCATTTCATGCAAGTGATTTGAGGATACAACAACATGAAAGACTTCTTACTAGTATTCTAAAATTAGTGAAAGAGCAACAATCATATGAAAAGAAATATTATGATATTGCTGAATTAGCAGATCTTGCGCGTGGTACGAATCATTTGAAATTATCATTTGAGCGCTATGTTTTATCTTCTTTCTTAGATGAAATACTATTACAAGCTAATATACGGATGGATCAGTTAACAGAACATCGTTACCAACTCATACGCAGTAATGAAGTCGCAAAACGAGGTGCAAAGAGTGGTTTAGACTTAGAGGTGATGGATCAACACACAGGCCAACAACGTTCTGTCCGAACACTATCAGGTGGCGAAGGATTTAAAGCGGCACTTAGCCTAGCTTTAGGAATGGCAGATGTTGTCCAGGCTCATGCAGGTGGCGTACAATTAGAAACGCTCTTCATTGATGAAGGATTTGGAACATTGGACGAACTATCTTTAGAGCAAGCTATAGAATGTTTAAAAGGACTGCAACAATCTAATCGTGTATTAGGAATTATTTCACATGTACCACAATTAAAAGAGGAAATTTATGCGAAGTTACAAATTAAACCTTCTCCACAAGGATCACGTGCAGTCTTTACTTTTTAA
- a CDS encoding DUF72 domain-containing protein, which produces MTILIGLTGWGDHTTLYTDADKKKNKLATYSSHFPVVEIDSSFYAIQSQENYDKWISETPDHFQFVIKAHQSMTGHDRITRTIQEAKQLFQSFLESIEPVSKASKLHAILFQFPPWFDVRVAHIQKLQKIKQLLPNQPIAIEFRNQTWFEAAHRQATLDLIKKNDWIHTICDEPQAGEGSVPTVLEITNPTTALIRMHGKNVHGWNRNGRGGEDWRNVRYLYQYNAKELTEWATYIRQLEKMTQTVTVLFNNNSGGDASNNAKELIQLLHISYDNLNPRQLDLFE; this is translated from the coding sequence ATGACAATACTAATTGGCTTAACTGGATGGGGAGATCATACCACCTTGTATACAGATGCAGATAAAAAGAAGAATAAATTAGCAACGTATAGTTCACATTTCCCAGTTGTGGAGATAGATAGTTCTTTTTATGCCATTCAGTCGCAAGAAAATTATGATAAATGGATTTCTGAGACACCAGATCATTTTCAATTTGTTATCAAGGCGCATCAATCTATGACCGGACATGATCGTATAACACGAACGATTCAGGAAGCGAAGCAATTATTTCAGTCATTTCTTGAATCGATTGAACCAGTAAGTAAGGCATCTAAGCTACATGCTATTTTATTTCAATTTCCACCTTGGTTCGATGTTCGCGTGGCCCACATTCAAAAGTTGCAAAAAATAAAACAACTACTTCCAAATCAACCAATAGCAATTGAATTCAGGAACCAAACATGGTTTGAAGCTGCTCATCGACAAGCTACATTAGATTTAATTAAGAAGAATGACTGGATACATACGATTTGTGATGAACCACAAGCTGGTGAAGGATCTGTTCCGACTGTCTTAGAAATTACCAATCCAACTACTGCACTTATTCGCATGCATGGTAAAAATGTCCATGGCTGGAATCGCAATGGTCGTGGTGGTGAAGACTGGCGAAATGTACGATACCTTTATCAATATAATGCAAAAGAGTTAACAGAATGGGCAACATACATAAGACAATTAGAGAAAATGACACAAACCGTCACGGTCTTATTTAATAATAATTCCGGTGGAGATGCTAGTAATAATGCAAAAGAATTAATACAGTTATTACATATTTCATATGATAACCTAAATCCGAGACAATTAGATTTATTCGAATAG
- a CDS encoding HD domain-containing protein, translating into MKNEIIIAKVEAYIYKMFHSDATGHDYYHMKRVAKMAKYLAEQEHGDVLLCELAGWVHDVADDKLTKDPEKAIIELKLFLASISLSDDQINTIVEIISTVSFRKGQDPKSLAGKIVQDADRLDAIGAMGIARAFAYGGNKNRPIHSEDEQQKQHATIQHFDDKLLLIKDKIKTPTAKRIAIERHTYMEHFLSIFYNEWNSDAYH; encoded by the coding sequence ATGAAAAACGAGATTATTATAGCGAAAGTAGAGGCTTACATTTATAAGATGTTTCATTCGGATGCCACCGGACATGATTATTATCACATGAAACGTGTGGCCAAAATGGCGAAGTATTTAGCAGAACAAGAACATGGTGATGTACTTCTCTGTGAATTGGCTGGTTGGGTTCACGATGTTGCAGACGATAAACTAACGAAAGATCCCGAAAAGGCAATAATAGAGTTAAAACTATTTTTAGCGTCTATTTCTCTATCAGACGATCAGATTAATACGATCGTAGAGATAATATCTACTGTTTCATTTAGAAAAGGACAAGATCCAAAATCTTTAGCGGGTAAAATCGTTCAAGATGCAGATCGTTTAGATGCAATCGGGGCAATGGGGATTGCACGAGCATTTGCTTATGGTGGCAATAAAAATCGTCCCATACATTCAGAGGATGAACAACAAAAACAACATGCAACTATTCAACATTTTGACGATAAACTATTATTAATAAAGGACAAAATAAAAACACCGACAGCGAAACGTATAGCGATCGAACGCCATACATATATGGAACATTTTCTTTCTATTTTTTATAACGAGTGGAACAGTGATGCATATCATTAA
- a CDS encoding exonuclease SbcCD subunit D has translation MKILHTADWHLGKIVNSVHMTEDQVHVLAQLIDIVREEKPDLIIIAGDIYDRSIPPKEAVELLDSVLTQLITEFNCPILIISGNHDSPDRLQFGSRLFRENNLFIETKLTTELRSLTFDDEFGPVHFHLIPYIEPADARSVFEDETIQSHQQAMETIIDRIKARENMEERHVLIGHAFLAGGMETDSEERLSMIGGSPYIDSYLFKDFSYVALGHLHQPQKVTYDWIQYSGSILKYSFSEASNTKSVTMINLAADKTIDMSRIPLQPKRDLRIIEGYFDEFINGDKAEPTEDYLHIRLLDDGQILDPIGKLRQKYPNILRLERKVLQSNRQLNELNQIKEKQKMTHAQLFHTFYEEMKGEPITKEREDHIDQVIQTLIEQERGK, from the coding sequence ATGAAAATTTTGCATACTGCAGATTGGCATCTAGGAAAAATCGTTAACAGCGTTCACATGACTGAAGATCAAGTACATGTTTTAGCACAATTAATAGATATTGTTAGAGAAGAAAAACCAGATTTAATTATTATAGCTGGAGATATTTACGATCGTTCAATCCCACCTAAAGAAGCGGTTGAACTTTTAGATAGTGTCTTGACACAATTAATTACGGAATTTAATTGTCCTATCTTGATTATATCTGGTAACCACGATAGTCCTGATCGCTTACAATTTGGTAGTCGTTTATTTAGAGAAAATAATCTCTTTATCGAAACAAAGTTAACAACTGAATTGAGATCACTAACATTTGATGACGAATTTGGACCTGTTCATTTTCATCTTATTCCATATATTGAACCTGCTGATGCTCGATCTGTATTTGAGGACGAGACGATTCAATCACATCAACAAGCAATGGAAACGATTATTGACCGTATAAAAGCACGTGAAAATATGGAAGAACGACATGTTTTAATTGGACATGCATTTCTTGCTGGTGGTATGGAAACTGATTCTGAAGAAAGGTTATCGATGATTGGTGGTAGTCCCTATATTGATAGCTATTTATTTAAAGATTTTAGTTATGTAGCTTTAGGCCATTTACATCAGCCACAAAAGGTTACCTATGACTGGATTCAATATAGTGGATCTATTTTGAAATATTCTTTCTCGGAAGCCAGTAATACAAAATCAGTTACGATGATTAACTTAGCCGCAGACAAAACCATTGACATGTCACGTATTCCACTGCAACCAAAACGTGATTTGCGAATTATTGAAGGTTACTTTGATGAATTTATAAATGGGGATAAAGCGGAACCAACAGAGGATTATTTACACATTCGTTTACTGGATGATGGTCAAATATTAGATCCGATTGGGAAGTTACGGCAAAAGTATCCAAATATTTTACGTCTAGAGCGCAAAGTACTGCAATCGAACCGACAGTTAAATGAATTAAATCAAATTAAAGAAAAACAGAAGATGACCCATGCACAACTATTTCATACGTTTTATGAAGAAATGAAAGGCGAACCAATTACGAAAGAACGTGAAGATCATATCGATCAAGTTATTCAAACGTTAATCGAACAAGAGAGGGGGAAATAA
- a CDS encoding DUF6123 family protein — protein MKNNVTLGDYIELLWEKGFKLTDEEVQFIYFGKQYTNANDWLIIMALKTTLQIQHQFDGSFYISLLELLQEKKVTTEKQAIKEFQNKGIM, from the coding sequence ATGAAGAATAATGTAACGCTTGGAGATTATATTGAACTATTATGGGAAAAGGGTTTCAAATTAACAGATGAGGAAGTGCAATTTATTTATTTTGGTAAACAGTATACGAATGCAAATGATTGGTTAATCATCATGGCATTAAAAACGACGCTCCAAATTCAACATCAATTTGATGGAAGTTTCTATATTAGTTTGTTGGAGTTGTTACAAGAGAAAAAGGTGACGACCGAAAAACAGGCGATAAAGGAATTTCAGAATAAAGGAATCATGTAG
- a CDS encoding YozE family protein: protein MRSFYQYMMRYRGAKKVTNESRLAEWMFRDHDFPKHSESYDEISRYLEWNIPFKEAVQVFDHLWDDYQEVK, encoded by the coding sequence ATGCGCTCATTCTATCAATATATGATGCGGTACCGAGGAGCGAAGAAAGTAACAAACGAAAGCCGATTAGCAGAATGGATGTTTCGTGATCATGATTTTCCTAAACATAGTGAATCATATGATGAGATTAGTCGGTATTTAGAATGGAATATCCCATTCAAAGAGGCCGTTCAAGTATTTGATCATTTATGGGATGACTATCAAGAAGTAAAGTAG
- a CDS encoding DUF2584 family protein, with product MTMPLTIETKLVTDAKEIRVEGFENHFSITLAGYWLFPMQERMEIRRHQESDQIGFGKVIELTWKNDETICTYQLLSLYSVN from the coding sequence ATGACAATGCCGCTTACAATAGAAACAAAACTCGTTACAGATGCAAAAGAAATACGTGTGGAAGGGTTTGAGAATCATTTTTCTATCACATTAGCAGGTTATTGGTTATTTCCCATGCAAGAGCGGATGGAAATTAGACGCCATCAAGAATCAGATCAAATTGGTTTTGGAAAAGTTATCGAACTAACTTGGAAAAATGACGAAACAATTTGCACGTATCAACTTCTTTCTCTTTATAGCGTCAATTAA